A single window of Ischnura elegans chromosome 8, ioIscEleg1.1, whole genome shotgun sequence DNA harbors:
- the LOC124164316 gene encoding adhesion G protein-coupled receptor L4-like gives MHKALEPKEGEELRVIYTLPSPLTERSEINMSISPSHWYIEKISVIPASGGDTAYGTLTRIELVPVKEDTGAMLNYYIHPNGEYCLKEERCLLDLNSYWPIQCNVTAQLHKDFSMNYRHSYYPHWRDCMVLLHKREGQPTNLTGEAKIGCPIEIDDIEGLLTCCHELIELHATMLFRFTDAVSVLFTFSFSQYHEVTELLDTYTTQNQQENTAYYILESLEENTIRARVSFRGLNDEFQGEELDWNERIRNMRDYLEKRKPGAVNLRSTRYCHPERGHWLTWPKTPQGGRTLPEESCPNSDDTIGPLRSCQGDFFEGVYWEPLPSPNDSRVLCRKPPQRWERLSNLSLHVEQGDSFEKFAKEVEKYSNLSAIEISIITETLTRVAENISDASKFSRQDIISALTLANTVLDTNPIEIMASDNASGTSNDFRLATEKLMVAAATKDVEPVSLEHVSGFSALPEAGVRGFKGYQQMNGNGSIMVNMTPIFWNKDNENDNASMVVMLLENPDFYTGITVILYNKNSLYPVKPFESYENVAQVSSTVVFRAHKMDGTNNKSPTTLLLLFSKGPFKRAENSKCVFWKESARHWTDEGCRPVCDTHLVPPDMFGCICDHLTDFALLVSLPPKNGEWEIDDAQISTVHIVCSSISLLCLLATFLYAALCPHWCESMYVKINLNLSASVALSLMICVVEEIRRKAIHECGQSMSCIVFGGFQHYFMVASFCWVAVVSVFLASQVHPNNVLRTRMTQLLLRSSVIGWGLPVIPVAVSMGIDTRLYIHRPGTAFCFPDGNAFYFGVLTPTAAAMLTTIIAFAFIIWTIFCYKSPIPVVSTKPKLLRRFCSAFILLFSLGFYWVIALPLQPLTWKPTAYRYFRLFVASTVVLQGTSQFLLLIALKKSARTMLSQRLSTIFFNLKSSLSSSKKYTVIKDNSDKFIPYLSSGKYTVKMDSSQELQDFKQC, from the exons ATGCATAAAGCACTTGAGCCGAAGGAAGGTGAGGAACTTCGCGTCATCTACACTCTGCCGTCACCTCTTACAGAGCGGTCGGAGATAAATATGAGCATCAGTCCATCGCATTGGTATATTGAAAAGATATCCGTGATCCCAGCATCGGGAG GAGATACTGCTTATGGGACCCTTACTAGAATCGAGCTAGTTCCAGTTAAAGAAGACACTGGCGCTATGCTGAATTATTACATCCATCCTAACGGAGAGTATTGTTTGAAAGAAGAACGTTGTTTACTTGACCTCAACTCGTATTGGCCCATCCAATGCAATGTTACTGCACAGCTCCACAAGGATTTTTCCATGAATTACAGACATTCTTATTATCCCCACTGGAGGGACTGTATGGTATTATTACATAAAAGGGAGGGGCAACCTACCAACTTAACAGGAGAGGCAAAAATAGGGTGCCCCATTGAAATAGACGATATAGAAGGACTACTAACTTGTTGTCATGAACTCATTGAGTTACATGCAACGATGCTGTTCCGGTTCACG GATGCCGTGAGTGTTCTCTTTACTTTCAGCTTCTCCCAATACCATGAAGTGACAGAGCTACTCGATACGTATACGACTCAAAATCAACAAGAGAACACGGCGTACTACATATTGGAAAGCTTGGAGGAAAACACAATCCGCGCCCGTGTGTCTTTCCGCGGTCTCAATGACGAGTTTCAGGGCGAGGAGTTGGACTGGAATGAGCGCATTCGCAACATGAGAGACTACTTGGAGAAGCGCAAGCCAGGTGCCGTGAACTTGAGGAGCACCAGGTATTGCCATCCGGAGAGAGGACACTGGTTAACGTGGCCAAAGACTCCCCAGGGAGGCCGCACGCTTCCCGAAGAGTCTTGTCCGAATAGCGACGACACCATTGGACCACTTCGTAGTTGCCAGGGTGATTTCTTCGAG GGCGTTTATTGGGAGCCTTTGCCATCACCAAATGACTCTCGTGTACTATGTCGTAAACCTCCGCAACGCTGGGAGCGATTATCAAATTTGAGTCTTCACGTGGAGCAAGGTGATTCCTTCGAGAAGTTCGCgaaggaagtggaaaaatattctaatttatcAGCAATTGAG ATCAGTATCATCACGGAAACATTAACTAGGGTAGCAGAAAATATAAGTGATGCTTCAAAGTTTTCTCGCCAAGATATTATTTCTGCTCTAACACTTGCTAACACTGTTTTGGACACAAATCCCATCGAAATCATGGCGTCAGACAACGCATCAGGGACTTCAAATGACTTTCGTCTGGCGACTGAGAAGCTGATGGTGGCTGCTGCGACGAAAGATGTTGAGCCTGTTTCTCTCGAGCATGTGTCTGGATTCTCAGCGCTTCCTGAAGCAGGAGTCAGAGGATTCAAGG GCTACCAACAGATGAACGGCAATGGGTCAATTATGGTAAATATGACACCTATATTCTGGAATAAAGATAACGAGAATGACAACGCGTCAATGGTCGTCATGCTCCTGGAGAACCCAGACTTTTACACTGGCATTACAGTCATTTTGTACAATAAAAACAGTTTATATCCTGTGAAACCATTCGAGTCTTATGAAAATGTCGCCCAAGTTTCCTCAACAGTCGTCTTCCGCGCACATAAAATGGATGGAACAAATAACAAATCACCAACAACATTACTTCTACTTTTTTCAAAAG GTCCGTTCAAAAGGGCAGAAAATAGCAAATGCGTGTTCTGGAAGGAGAGCGCTCGTCATTGGACGGATGAGGGATGCAGGCCTGTGTGCGACACCCACCTGGTACCACCAGACATGTTCGGATGTATCTGCGACCACCTGACCGACTTTGCTTTGCTTGTGTCCCTACCGCCTAAGAATGGCGAGTGGGAAATAGACGATGCCCAGATCTCAACGGTCCACATCGTCTGCTCTTCAATCTCCTTGCTTTGCCTTCTGGCAACGTTCCTCTATGCTGCACTGTGCCCGCATTGGTGTGAATCCATGTATGTGAAGATCAACCTGAACCTCAGCGCCTCAGTGGCCCTCTCGCTGATGATATGTGTCGTCGAAGAGATTCGAAGGAAGGCCATCCACGAATGCGGCCAATCAATGTCCTGCATCGTCTTCGGAGGTTTTCAGCACTACTTCATGGTCGCCTCATTCTGCTGGGTCGCGGTGGTCTCAGTCTTCTTGGCCTCGCAAGTCCATCCGAACAACGTGCTACGG ACAAGAATGACCCAGCTCCTCCTCCGTTCGTCCGTCATTGGCTGGGGCCTTCCAGTGATCCCTGTTGCTGTCAGTATGGGCATTGACACACGCCTCTATATCCATCGCCCCGGCACAGCCTTCTGCTTCCCCGATGGAAATGCCTTTTATTTCGGCGTGCTGACACCCACGGCTGCTGCCATGTTGACGACAATCATAGCTTTTGCATTCATCATTTGGACCATCTTCTGCTACAAAAGCCCCATTCCAGTTGTATCCACGAAACCAAAACTCCTCCGCCGATTCTGCTCAGCGTTCATCTTGTTGTTTTCCCTTGGATTCTACTGGGTGATTGCTCTGCCCCTCCAGCCGCTCACGTGGAAACCGACGGCGTACCGATATTTCAGACTATTTGTCGCCTCCACGGTGGTATTGCAAGGGACGTCGCAGTTTTTGCTACTCATCGCCTTAAAGAAAAGCGCTCGGACGATGCTGTCCCAGCGATTGTCTACAATATTCTTCAATCTAAAGAGTTCTTTGTCGTCATCGAAGAAATACACAGTGATCAAAGATAATAGCGACAAGTTCATACCCTACCTATCTTCGGGTAAATATACTGTAAAAATGGATTCTTCCCAAGAATTGCAGGATTTCAAGCAGTGCTAA